Proteins encoded in a region of the Sphingopyxis sp. OAS728 genome:
- a CDS encoding cobalamin-independent methionine synthase II family protein, giving the protein MALFDHPILPTTIVGSYPQPDWLIDRERLKASLPPRVRAETLWRIPEPWLAEAQEAATLMAIRDQEELGIDIVGDGEMRRESYSNRLATALSGIDREKHGTAIDRTGNANPVPLVSGPIRRVAPIEAQDAAFLRRHSTKPVKLTLPGPFTMTQQAENGYYPDLRALAMDYADAVNAEVKDLFAAGVDVVQLDEPYLQARAAEANSYAIEAINRALDGVDGTTALHICFGYAMVHHGAGATGPKPKAYDFLAELEASAIDVISIEAAQPGLDPAILAELPTKTIMYGVLDLSIPEVETPEVVAGRIREALRYVDAERLWIAPDCGMKYHSREHSQAKLKAMVDGTALVRAELK; this is encoded by the coding sequence ATGGCCTTGTTCGACCACCCCATCCTGCCGACAACCATCGTCGGAAGCTACCCCCAGCCTGACTGGCTGATCGACCGCGAACGGCTGAAGGCCAGCCTGCCCCCGCGCGTGCGCGCCGAGACGCTGTGGCGCATCCCCGAACCCTGGCTCGCCGAGGCGCAGGAAGCGGCCACCTTGATGGCGATCCGCGATCAGGAGGAACTGGGCATCGACATCGTCGGCGACGGCGAGATGCGCCGTGAAAGCTATTCGAACCGGCTCGCGACCGCACTGTCGGGCATCGACCGCGAAAAGCATGGCACCGCGATCGACCGCACCGGAAACGCGAACCCGGTACCGCTCGTCTCGGGGCCGATCCGCCGCGTCGCGCCGATCGAGGCACAGGACGCTGCCTTCCTCCGCCGCCACTCGACGAAGCCGGTGAAGCTCACCCTGCCCGGCCCGTTCACGATGACGCAGCAGGCCGAGAATGGTTATTATCCTGACCTGCGCGCGCTCGCGATGGATTATGCCGATGCGGTCAATGCCGAGGTCAAGGATCTGTTCGCAGCGGGCGTCGACGTCGTCCAGCTCGACGAACCCTATCTGCAGGCGCGGGCCGCCGAAGCGAACAGCTATGCGATCGAGGCGATCAACCGCGCGCTCGACGGCGTCGATGGCACCACGGCGCTGCACATCTGCTTCGGCTATGCGATGGTGCATCATGGCGCGGGCGCGACGGGGCCGAAGCCCAAGGCCTATGACTTCCTTGCCGAACTCGAGGCGTCAGCGATCGACGTCATCTCGATCGAGGCGGCGCAGCCGGGGCTCGATCCCGCGATCCTCGCCGAGCTTCCGACCAAGACGATCATGTACGGCGTGCTAGACCTGTCGATCCCCGAGGTGGAGACGCCCGAAGTCGTCGCCGGACGCATTCGCGAGGCCTTGCGCTATGTCGATGCCGAACGGCTGTGGATCGCGCCCGACTGCGGGATGAAATACCACAGTCGCGAACATAGCCAGGCGAAGCTGAAAGCCATGGTCGATGGGACAGCGCTGGTGCGGGCGGAGTTGAAGTAA
- a CDS encoding long-chain-fatty-acid--CoA ligase: protein MIDLEAIRTLADIPAAQARVRGQATAVKFGVRETSFAELDARSNRVAHALIASGVAPGDRVSALTKNHDSWYPLFFGTARARACFAPINCRLAPAEIGFILGDAGPKLLFVGEDFFDCALAAVADLAAPPRLIALYGEHPSFEPFEAWLGAASDAPLTDPPQLTDDVLQLYTSGTTGLPKGVVLTNANYRTFLEAATEVDGFAYGADETVMIVMPLFHVAGTNVSFSGLAQGGRLVLVKDFTAADAVRMMREEDVAHAFLAPAMIQMMLLQPDANSGTYPALKSIAYGASPIAEDVLRRARRAFGCDFVQFYGMTESAGGGSYLSPSAHDLPGKLTSCGKPWPGAAMAILDGEGRELREGEIGEIAIRGGIVMKGYWNREKATEETLAGGWLHTGDVGYRDADGFYYVHDRIKDMIVSGGENVYPAEVESAIMGCPGVADVAVIGVPDEKWGEGVKALIVPAAGATLDPADIIGWARARIAAYKVPKSIEFIEALPRNPSGKVLRRELRAPYWEGRDRAVG from the coding sequence ATGATCGATCTGGAGGCCATCCGGACGCTGGCGGATATTCCGGCGGCGCAGGCACGGGTACGGGGGCAGGCGACCGCGGTGAAGTTCGGGGTGCGCGAGACCAGTTTCGCGGAGCTCGATGCGCGTTCGAACCGCGTCGCGCATGCGCTGATCGCATCGGGCGTTGCGCCCGGCGACCGCGTCTCAGCGCTGACCAAGAACCACGACAGCTGGTATCCGCTTTTCTTCGGCACGGCACGCGCGCGCGCCTGTTTCGCGCCGATCAACTGCCGCCTCGCGCCCGCCGAAATCGGCTTCATCTTGGGTGATGCCGGGCCGAAGCTGTTGTTCGTCGGCGAAGACTTCTTCGACTGCGCGCTCGCCGCGGTGGCCGATCTGGCCGCGCCGCCGCGCCTGATCGCGCTCTATGGCGAACATCCTTCGTTCGAGCCTTTCGAGGCGTGGCTCGGCGCGGCGTCCGACGCCCCGCTCACCGATCCGCCGCAACTCACCGACGATGTGCTCCAGCTCTATACCAGCGGGACGACCGGGCTGCCCAAGGGCGTCGTGCTCACCAACGCCAATTACCGCACCTTCCTCGAGGCGGCGACCGAGGTCGACGGCTTTGCCTATGGCGCGGACGAGACGGTGATGATCGTCATGCCGTTATTCCACGTCGCGGGCACGAACGTCAGCTTCTCGGGCCTCGCGCAGGGCGGACGCCTCGTGCTCGTCAAGGATTTCACCGCGGCCGACGCGGTGCGCATGATGCGCGAGGAGGATGTCGCGCATGCGTTCCTTGCGCCTGCAATGATCCAGATGATGCTGCTTCAGCCCGATGCGAACAGCGGCACCTATCCGGCGCTCAAGTCGATCGCTTATGGCGCGTCGCCGATCGCCGAGGATGTGCTGCGCCGCGCGCGCAGGGCCTTCGGCTGCGATTTCGTGCAATTTTACGGCATGACCGAGTCCGCCGGCGGCGGTTCGTACCTGTCGCCGAGCGCGCATGATCTGCCGGGCAAGCTGACCTCGTGCGGCAAGCCCTGGCCGGGCGCCGCGATGGCAATCCTCGACGGCGAAGGCCGCGAGCTTCGCGAGGGCGAGATCGGCGAGATCGCAATCCGCGGCGGTATCGTGATGAAGGGTTATTGGAACCGCGAAAAAGCGACCGAAGAGACGCTTGCGGGAGGCTGGCTGCACACCGGCGACGTCGGATACCGCGATGCCGACGGCTTTTATTATGTCCACGACCGCATCAAGGACATGATCGTGTCGGGCGGCGAAAATGTCTATCCGGCCGAGGTCGAGAGCGCGATCATGGGCTGTCCCGGCGTCGCCGACGTCGCGGTGATCGGGGTGCCTGACGAGAAATGGGGCGAGGGGGTGAAGGCGCTGATCGTGCCCGCCGCGGGCGCGACGCTGGACCCCGCCGATATCATCGGCTGGGCGCGCGCACGGATTGCGGCGTACAAGGTCCCGAAGAGCATTGAGTTTATCGAGGCGCTGCCGCGCAATCCCTCGGGCAAGGTGCTGCGCCGCGAACTCCGCGCGCCCTATTGGGAGGGGCGCGACCGAGCAGTGGGGTAG
- a CDS encoding VOC family protein — protein MAAANSEFEFLGVNHLALVCKDMAKTVEFYRDILGMPLTKTIDLPGGRGQHFFFDIGNGDSLAFFWFPEAPEAVPGISAPAALPTQGSFVSAHGSMNHIAINVRADKFDEYYNRLVEKGINVSKILNHDDSPMQSTDELHPGVFVRSVYFFDPDGVCLEFAAWTKTFDESDVAHDPVQADGTKREGFITGRTPVPAE, from the coding sequence ATGGCTGCAGCAAATAGCGAATTCGAGTTTCTCGGCGTCAATCACCTCGCACTCGTGTGCAAGGATATGGCGAAAACGGTCGAATTCTACCGCGACATTCTCGGCATGCCCCTCACCAAGACGATCGACCTGCCCGGCGGACGCGGCCAGCATTTCTTCTTCGACATCGGCAATGGCGACAGCCTCGCCTTCTTCTGGTTCCCCGAGGCGCCCGAAGCGGTTCCAGGCATCTCGGCCCCCGCCGCGCTGCCAACGCAGGGCAGCTTCGTCTCGGCACACGGGTCGATGAACCATATCGCGATCAACGTCCGCGCCGACAAGTTCGACGAATATTACAATCGCCTCGTGGAGAAGGGCATCAACGTCAGCAAGATACTGAACCACGACGACAGCCCGATGCAGTCGACCGACGAGCTCCACCCCGGCGTCTTCGTCCGCTCGGTCTATTTCTTCGACCCCGACGGCGTTTGCCTCGAATTTGCGGCGTGGACCAAGACCTTCGACGAAAGCGACGTCGCGCACGATCCCGTGCAGGCCGACGGCACCAAGCGCGAGGGCTTCATCACTGGCCGGACGCCGGTGCCCGCCGAATAG
- a CDS encoding glutathione S-transferase family protein, which translates to MKFYNSIGPNPRVVKMFMTEKGIEIPEVSIDLRGGENRRAPYCTNVNQAGQTPALELDDGSFLCEITAICEYLEERFPEPSLIGTTAEERAKTRMWTRRVDIKICEPLTNGFRYAEGLPLFEPRMRCLPEAAAGLKAVAQDGVKWLDPLIADREFIAGDTLSLADLLLFAFLDFGVSVGQPIDPAFTHVGRWYERMKSRRSALSN; encoded by the coding sequence ATGAAATTCTATAACTCCATCGGCCCCAACCCGCGTGTCGTGAAGATGTTCATGACCGAAAAGGGTATCGAAATTCCCGAGGTCAGCATCGACCTGCGCGGTGGCGAAAATCGGCGCGCGCCCTATTGCACCAACGTCAATCAGGCGGGCCAGACCCCGGCGCTCGAACTCGACGACGGCAGCTTCCTTTGCGAAATCACCGCGATCTGCGAATATCTCGAGGAACGCTTCCCCGAACCGTCGCTGATCGGCACGACTGCCGAAGAACGCGCGAAGACGCGCATGTGGACGCGCCGCGTCGACATCAAGATCTGCGAGCCGCTGACCAATGGCTTCCGTTATGCCGAAGGTCTGCCGCTGTTCGAGCCGCGCATGCGCTGCCTGCCCGAAGCTGCGGCGGGGTTGAAGGCCGTCGCACAGGACGGGGTGAAGTGGCTCGATCCGCTGATCGCGGACCGCGAGTTCATCGCCGGCGACACATTGTCGCTCGCCGACCTGCTGCTCTTCGCTTTCCTCGATTTCGGCGTGTCGGTCGGTCAGCCGATCGATCCCGCCTTCACCCATGTCGGGCGCTGGTACGAGCGGATGAAAAGCCGCCGCAGCGCGCTTTCGAACTGA
- a CDS encoding SMP-30/gluconolactonase/LRE family protein — MNGYGPPEVVATGLRFPEGPVPMADGSVLLVEIARGTLTRVAPDGSLSVVAELGGGPNGLAIGPDGAAYICNNGGFEWIEAGSLLFPGHAANADACGSIQRVDLTSGAVTTLYDSFEGERLKGPNDIVFDAAGGFWFTDHGQVRDTGRDHGAVYYAAADGSTISRQRADMMGPNGIGLSPDGETLYVSETMTARVWAMDIVAPGELAPPPPWAPGRFVGTPPAFRLLDSMAIEESGRICVGTMVKGGITIFDPAGGSEFVSLPDVGITNIAFGGPDRRDAYITASTTGTLYRVRWPRPGMKPH, encoded by the coding sequence ATGAACGGCTACGGCCCGCCAGAAGTCGTCGCGACGGGCCTTCGTTTCCCCGAAGGCCCGGTTCCGATGGCGGACGGGTCGGTGCTGCTCGTGGAGATCGCGCGCGGGACGCTGACGCGCGTCGCGCCCGACGGCAGTCTATCGGTGGTCGCCGAGCTTGGCGGCGGTCCGAACGGCCTTGCAATCGGGCCCGATGGCGCCGCCTATATCTGCAACAACGGCGGGTTCGAGTGGATCGAGGCAGGCAGCCTGCTGTTTCCCGGCCACGCGGCAAACGCGGACGCCTGCGGCTCGATCCAGCGAGTCGACCTAACCAGCGGGGCGGTGACGACGCTATACGACAGTTTCGAAGGCGAGCGGCTCAAGGGACCGAACGATATCGTGTTCGACGCTGCGGGCGGCTTCTGGTTCACCGATCATGGTCAGGTGCGCGACACCGGCCGCGACCATGGCGCAGTTTATTATGCCGCCGCCGACGGGTCGACGATCAGCCGCCAGCGCGCCGATATGATGGGACCGAACGGCATCGGCCTCTCGCCCGACGGCGAGACACTCTACGTCAGCGAGACGATGACCGCGCGCGTGTGGGCGATGGACATCGTCGCGCCCGGCGAGCTCGCGCCGCCGCCACCCTGGGCGCCCGGCCGCTTCGTCGGAACGCCGCCCGCCTTTCGCCTGCTCGACAGCATGGCGATCGAGGAAAGCGGACGTATCTGCGTCGGTACGATGGTCAAGGGCGGCATCACGATTTTCGACCCAGCCGGCGGTTCGGAGTTCGTGTCGCTGCCCGACGTCGGGATCACCAACATCGCCTTCGGCGGTCCCGACCGGCGCGACGCCTATATCACAGCATCGACCACCGGCACGCTGTACCGCGTGCGCTGGCCGCGCCCCGGAATGAAGCCACATTAA
- a CDS encoding carboxymuconolactone decarboxylase family protein: MPVLRQVPRSEVTDETVLAYYNRLFGDRDPVAEPGTATGTPGDWWTVFALSPDIFEHAVKGFAVYRNPARTIDPVLRELGQTRAGWVKGSQFVFSQHCKSLRGLGVSEEKIAAIAHWQVADCYDEQERTVLAYADCLAQASGRVPLEVFDKLKTFWNDEQIFEFTYITCLYDMHAVITRALRMEYDAREDPIVEIAAPEGFSAADFLSAPRPANG, from the coding sequence ATGCCCGTCCTGCGCCAGGTTCCCCGCTCGGAAGTCACCGACGAAACCGTCCTCGCCTATTACAACCGCCTGTTCGGCGACCGCGATCCCGTCGCCGAACCCGGCACCGCGACGGGCACGCCGGGCGACTGGTGGACGGTGTTCGCGCTGTCGCCCGACATCTTCGAGCATGCGGTCAAGGGTTTCGCCGTGTACCGCAACCCCGCGCGCACGATCGATCCGGTGCTGCGCGAACTCGGCCAAACGCGCGCGGGCTGGGTCAAGGGCAGCCAGTTCGTCTTTTCGCAGCATTGCAAGTCGCTCCGCGGCCTTGGCGTCAGCGAGGAGAAGATCGCGGCGATTGCGCACTGGCAGGTCGCCGATTGCTATGACGAGCAGGAGCGCACCGTGCTCGCCTATGCCGACTGCCTCGCGCAGGCGAGCGGTCGCGTGCCGCTCGAGGTGTTCGACAAGCTCAAGACCTTCTGGAACGACGAGCAGATTTTCGAATTCACCTACATCACCTGCCTCTATGACATGCATGCCGTGATCACCCGCGCGCTACGCATGGAATATGATGCGCGCGAAGATCCGATCGTCGAGATCGCCGCGCCCGAAGGCTTCAGCGCCGCCGACTTCCTCAGCGCGCCGAGACCTGCGAACGGATGA
- a CDS encoding nuclear transport factor 2 family protein codes for MAEQDDIRVMAQRFFDAIEAGDIETMQGSFTPDAEIWHNTDELIVTPAQTAQTLTGMVARIKDREYADRRLTTFPGGFVQQHVLKGVRVHDDGAVRLPCAIVCKVENGKITRLDEYFDSAHVAEFRKFANA; via the coding sequence ATGGCAGAGCAGGACGACATCCGCGTAATGGCGCAGCGCTTTTTCGACGCGATCGAGGCGGGCGACATCGAGACGATGCAGGGCAGCTTCACCCCCGACGCCGAAATCTGGCATAACACCGACGAGTTGATCGTCACCCCCGCGCAGACTGCGCAGACGCTCACCGGCATGGTCGCGCGGATCAAGGACCGCGAATATGCCGACCGCCGGCTCACCACCTTCCCCGGCGGCTTCGTCCAGCAGCATGTTTTGAAGGGCGTTCGCGTCCACGATGACGGCGCGGTCCGCCTGCCCTGCGCGATCGTGTGCAAGGTCGAGAATGGCAAGATCACGCGCCTCGACGAATATTTCGACAGCGCGCATGTCGCCGAATTCCGCAAATTTGCGAACGCCTGA
- a CDS encoding SDR family NAD(P)-dependent oxidoreductase, with the protein MTDVAGKTAFITGGASGLGLATARALAARGASVILADIDAAGAENAAASLRDEGASALGLQLDVTSEESWAEAGAKARDFGPVRILFSNAGVGGGSGPFEQYDTDVWRWNYAVNAHAHLYACRTFLAEMKASGEPSHLVITSSMVAIVPPPISVAYISSKYATLGIAMALRNELAESCVDISVLIPGMSATRIVETTRELRPVEVEAGKAAATSQAMQGVLAGGMSPDKIGARVVEAIEAGEYWIFTHPEWKAMAELVTQDMLSSFGPSADPAYRGDDIDGLIAANGGRMFGAKA; encoded by the coding sequence ATGACCGACGTCGCGGGCAAGACGGCCTTCATCACCGGCGGAGCGAGCGGGCTCGGGCTGGCGACCGCCCGGGCACTCGCCGCAAGGGGGGCATCGGTGATCCTCGCCGATATCGACGCGGCGGGTGCCGAAAATGCGGCGGCTTCGCTGCGCGACGAAGGCGCGAGCGCGCTCGGCCTGCAGCTCGACGTCACCAGCGAGGAGAGCTGGGCCGAGGCGGGCGCAAAGGCGCGCGACTTCGGCCCGGTGCGTATCCTGTTCAGCAACGCCGGGGTCGGCGGCGGATCGGGGCCGTTCGAACAATATGACACCGACGTGTGGCGCTGGAACTATGCGGTCAACGCGCACGCGCATCTTTACGCCTGCCGGACCTTCCTCGCCGAGATGAAGGCGAGCGGCGAGCCATCGCATCTGGTCATCACCAGCTCGATGGTCGCGATCGTGCCGCCGCCGATTTCGGTCGCCTATATCAGTTCCAAATATGCGACGCTCGGCATCGCGATGGCGCTGCGCAACGAACTCGCCGAAAGCTGCGTCGATATTTCGGTGCTCATACCCGGCATGTCGGCGACGCGGATCGTCGAGACGACGCGCGAGCTGCGCCCGGTCGAAGTCGAGGCCGGCAAGGCCGCCGCGACCAGTCAGGCGATGCAGGGCGTACTCGCCGGCGGCATGTCGCCCGACAAGATCGGCGCGCGCGTCGTGGAGGCGATCGAGGCCGGCGAATATTGGATTTTCACCCACCCCGAATGGAAGGCCATGGCCGAACTGGTGACGCAGGACATGCTGTCGTCCTTCGGTCCCTCGGCCGATCCCGCTTACAGGGGCGACGATATCGACGGGCTGATCGCCGCCAATGGCGGCCGCATGTTCGGCGCGAAAGCTTAA
- a CDS encoding spinster family MFS transporter, producing MTEATAVNAGAAASDSGLALRRNVALVMLFIVGTINFVDRQLLSVLVEPIRADMDFSDTQFGLLTGLAFALFYAAMGVPVAMIADRWNRVKLIGIACVVWSGFTAACGMASNFWQLALMRFGVGAGEAGGTAPSLSVIADYYPPAQRPLAIGLFTLNGPFGVFVGATFGAWAAANIGWRNAFILIGIVGVIVAPILIWLVREPARGQMDTQKTADEALPFSQSLAMFWRRPSLRMVMIGSGLAAFTSYGMLNWIPAFLMRTQKMPLEAMATYFGPAAGITFGIGILGGGWLVSHRAKVSARAYGSIPALATAVLIPTFIAALLVDSWQLSLALMLIPMAACTAYVAPALALVQNLTPPRSRATAAAVLMLMFNIIGLGLGPLFAGIVSDSLKPEYGDGSLRWALMALMPFAAAAGIAQYRMTRYLEQDFAE from the coding sequence ATGACCGAGGCCACCGCCGTTAACGCAGGCGCCGCAGCGTCGGACAGCGGCCTCGCGCTGCGTCGCAACGTCGCGCTCGTGATGCTGTTCATCGTCGGCACGATCAACTTCGTCGACCGACAGCTTCTGTCGGTGCTCGTCGAACCGATCCGCGCCGATATGGATTTCAGCGACACGCAATTCGGGCTGCTCACCGGCCTCGCCTTCGCGCTTTTCTATGCCGCGATGGGCGTTCCCGTCGCGATGATCGCCGACCGCTGGAACCGCGTGAAGCTGATCGGCATCGCCTGCGTCGTGTGGAGCGGCTTCACCGCCGCCTGCGGCATGGCGTCGAATTTCTGGCAGCTCGCGCTGATGCGCTTCGGCGTCGGCGCGGGCGAAGCGGGCGGCACCGCGCCCTCGCTCTCGGTCATCGCCGATTATTATCCGCCCGCGCAGCGCCCGTTGGCGATCGGGCTGTTCACGCTCAACGGCCCGTTCGGTGTGTTTGTGGGCGCGACCTTCGGCGCTTGGGCGGCCGCCAATATCGGCTGGCGCAACGCCTTCATCCTGATCGGCATCGTCGGGGTCATCGTCGCGCCGATCCTGATCTGGCTGGTCCGCGAGCCCGCGCGCGGCCAGATGGACACGCAAAAAACGGCCGACGAGGCGCTGCCCTTCAGCCAGAGCCTCGCGATGTTCTGGCGCCGCCCGTCGCTGCGCATGGTGATGATCGGCAGCGGACTTGCCGCTTTCACCAGCTATGGCATGCTCAACTGGATCCCGGCCTTCCTGATGCGGACGCAAAAGATGCCGCTCGAAGCGATGGCAACCTATTTCGGCCCGGCGGCGGGGATCACCTTCGGCATCGGGATCCTCGGCGGCGGCTGGCTGGTCAGCCACCGCGCGAAGGTGTCGGCGCGCGCCTATGGTTCGATCCCCGCGCTCGCCACCGCTGTGCTGATCCCGACCTTTATCGCCGCATTGCTCGTCGACAGCTGGCAGCTCTCGCTCGCGCTGATGCTGATCCCGATGGCGGCTTGTACCGCCTATGTCGCCCCTGCCCTCGCGCTCGTCCAAAACCTGACCCCGCCGCGCAGCCGCGCGACCGCCGCCGCGGTGCTGATGCTGATGTTCAACATCATCGGCCTCGGTCTCGGCCCGCTGTTCGCCGGGATCGTCAGCGACAGCCTGAAGCCCGAATATGGCGATGGCAGCCTCCGGTGGGCGCTGATGGCGCTGATGCCCTTCGCCGCCGCGGCCGGCATCGCCCAGTATCGCATGACGCGCTATCTCGAGCAGGATTTCGCCGAATGA